Proteins from one Mucilaginibacter jinjuensis genomic window:
- a CDS encoding FUSC family protein, with amino-acid sequence MAVPSREIKSFFFSQYFSDGLRITIGVLLPSLIFAQFNQLELGLTLSLGAICVCVVDTPGPEVYKRNAMLACNALLLLVSITTGFARLNVYTLGIEVIAFSFLFSMFTVYGNRAAAVGTSSLLVMIFMMDKGLQPGEVLHYSLLITVGGVWYMIMSLVFFGIRPYRAAQQALGENIVDVVKFLRIKADFYLPETDIEDNYKKLVSQQIKVSQHQDNVRELLFKTRLIVRESTHASRVLVLTFVDLVDMFEQIMATHYDYQEIRDRFEGTEVLPHIAKLVHQMAGELDNIGYAILANSRYRRIKNFGPDLENLKNEIDATSSHLSGSSNLVLKKILINVRDLNQKISDVCKYYNSKSAESLIDKKKGDVEYTKFVAHQDYTPHIFFDNLTFTSATFKHALRVALVCLTGFVITKSNGLLELINHFTGKKIVFGHHSYWVLLTIIVILKPGFSLSKQRNYQRVFGTIIGGAIGVLVLTFVHNKTLEVALLMVFMMGAYSFLRINYITSVIFMTPYVLILFRFLGVGHLDVAEERIIDTIIGSSIAFLASYLIFPSWESEQLRQTLLEVVDANIRYLMTLGEHLTGKPQSTTDYKLARKDVFVKSANLSAAFERMVSEPKSKQKQSKDVHKFVVLNHILSSYLATIASNITGASMLIHLRADNLKMLKRDIAVLNEVSKKLGGNSFEFTAEQSVNEDELTDEKVADQELLKEQLGFINKIANDIQRITDNLILQ; translated from the coding sequence ATGGCCGTACCATCCCGCGAAATAAAAAGTTTCTTCTTCAGCCAGTATTTTTCAGACGGATTACGCATTACTATAGGCGTTTTGCTCCCCTCACTCATCTTTGCACAATTTAATCAGCTCGAGTTAGGCCTCACCTTATCATTAGGTGCTATTTGCGTTTGTGTGGTTGATACGCCAGGGCCCGAAGTTTATAAGCGTAATGCTATGCTGGCCTGTAATGCTTTGCTGCTTTTGGTTTCCATTACCACAGGCTTTGCAAGGCTTAATGTGTATACGCTGGGTATCGAGGTTATTGCTTTTTCTTTCTTGTTCTCCATGTTTACGGTGTATGGCAACCGCGCTGCTGCAGTTGGTACATCATCATTATTGGTGATGATATTTATGATGGATAAAGGCCTGCAACCTGGCGAAGTACTGCATTATAGTTTACTGATTACTGTAGGCGGCGTTTGGTATATGATTATGAGCCTTGTTTTCTTCGGTATCCGGCCATACCGGGCGGCGCAGCAGGCATTAGGCGAGAACATTGTTGACGTGGTTAAGTTCCTTCGCATAAAAGCCGATTTTTATCTGCCGGAGACTGATATTGAAGACAATTACAAGAAACTGGTTTCGCAGCAAATAAAGGTTAGTCAGCATCAGGATAATGTTCGAGAGCTATTGTTTAAAACCCGCTTAATTGTAAGAGAATCAACCCATGCCAGCCGTGTATTGGTATTAACCTTTGTTGATCTGGTTGATATGTTTGAGCAGATTATGGCCACACATTACGATTACCAGGAAATTCGCGACCGTTTTGAAGGAACTGAGGTGCTACCCCATATTGCAAAACTGGTACACCAAATGGCCGGCGAATTGGATAATATAGGTTATGCCATACTGGCCAATTCGAGATATCGCCGGATTAAAAACTTTGGCCCTGATCTGGAAAATTTAAAGAATGAGATTGACGCTACTTCCAGTCATTTAAGTGGGTCGAGCAATCTGGTTTTAAAGAAGATCTTGATTAATGTTCGTGATCTAAACCAAAAGATATCGGATGTATGCAAATACTATAACTCTAAATCGGCAGAAAGCCTGATCGATAAGAAAAAGGGCGATGTGGAGTACACCAAATTTGTTGCCCATCAGGATTATACGCCGCACATCTTTTTCGATAACCTTACCTTTACTTCGGCCACATTTAAGCATGCTTTACGTGTAGCATTGGTTTGTTTAACCGGTTTTGTGATTACCAAGAGTAACGGGTTATTAGAGTTGATCAATCATTTCACGGGTAAGAAGATCGTTTTCGGACACCATAGTTACTGGGTATTGCTCACCATTATTGTGATTCTGAAGCCAGGATTCAGCCTATCTAAACAACGCAATTACCAGCGCGTATTTGGTACCATTATCGGCGGGGCTATTGGCGTATTGGTACTCACCTTTGTACACAACAAAACCCTCGAAGTAGCATTACTGATGGTATTTATGATGGGAGCTTACAGTTTTCTGCGAATCAACTACATCACCAGCGTTATTTTTATGACACCTTATGTGCTCATCCTGTTCCGCTTTTTGGGTGTAGGGCATCTGGATGTGGCAGAAGAACGGATTATAGATACCATTATAGGCTCATCTATCGCATTTTTAGCCAGTTACCTGATATTCCCATCATGGGAGTCTGAACAACTACGACAAACCTTATTGGAAGTTGTTGATGCGAACATTAGGTATCTAATGACCTTGGGCGAGCATTTAACCGGTAAACCACAAAGTACTACCGATTATAAATTGGCGCGGAAAGATGTTTTTGTAAAATCGGCCAACTTATCGGCAGCATTTGAGCGTATGGTTTCTGAACCGAAGAGTAAACAGAAACAGAGCAAAGATGTGCATAAGTTTGTGGTATTGAACCATATCCTGTCCTCTTACCTGGCAACCATTGCATCAAACATAACCGGTGCCAGCATGCTGATCCACCTGCGTGCTGATAACCTTAAAATGCTGAAACGCGATATTGCTGTACTGAATGAGGTAAGCAAAAAATTAGGTGGCAACAGTTTTGAATTTACTGCCGAACAAAGCGTTAATGAAGATGAGCTAACTGACGAAAAAGTAGCCGATCAGGAATTATTGAAAGAGCAACTGGGTTTCATTAATAAAATAGCTAACGATATTCAGCGTATTACTGATAACCTTATTTTACAATAA